A portion of the Thermosediminibacter oceani DSM 16646 genome contains these proteins:
- a CDS encoding ImmA/IrrE family metallo-endopeptidase — protein sequence MDVKNVVRKLVKKYKTSDPFEIMDALDIIYIKHPLPENVRGFYFSKLRRKIVVINSIYEKRRQIVTAAHELGHCLLHPKMNAIFLELNTLLVTSKYENEASKFAAELLMYNIDLTKYEGYVMEQIACALDIPENVLKLIVREGSYERSKS from the coding sequence TTGGACGTCAAGAATGTTGTCAGAAAACTTGTAAAAAAATATAAAACCAGCGATCCGTTTGAAATTATGGACGCGCTGGACATAATATACATAAAGCACCCTCTGCCTGAAAACGTCAGAGGATTTTATTTTAGCAAACTTCGCAGGAAAATCGTGGTAATAAATAGCATATATGAGAAAAGACGTCAAATAGTGACTGCGGCCCATGAACTGGGACACTGCTTACTGCACCCGAAAATGAATGCAATTTTCTTGGAACTAAATACTCTCCTGGTTACAAGTAAATATGAAAATGAAGCCAGTAAATTTGCAGCAGAGCTGCTGATGTATAACATTGACCTTACTAAATACGAAGGGTATGTTATGGAACAGATCGCCTGTGCCTTAGATATTCCTGAGAATGTACTCAAACTAATCGTTAGGGAGGGATCTTATGAGCGAAGCAAAAGTTAA
- a CDS encoding helix-turn-helix domain-containing protein, translating to MDFGERLQELRKEKGISREELARALQVSYSAIAKYETNVRKPDQETLKKIADYFDVTVDYLLGRSNHRQLTRRDERDIEKIIEETRHRIENTEGLLLDGEILSQEDVDAIINAMRVGLEMAKLRNKEKYGRKKKK from the coding sequence ATGGATTTCGGCGAAAGATTACAAGAATTAAGGAAAGAAAAAGGAATTAGTAGGGAAGAACTTGCACGAGCATTACAAGTATCGTACTCCGCTATCGCAAAATACGAAACAAATGTAAGGAAGCCAGACCAGGAGACCCTGAAAAAAATCGCCGACTATTTCGATGTTACCGTGGACTACCTCCTGGGCCGCTCCAATCACCGCCAACTCACGCGCAGGGATGAACGAGACATAGAAAAGATAATCGAAGAGACGAGGCATAGGATTGAGAATACGGAAGGCCTCTTGCTTGATGGCGAAATACTCAGCCAGGAGGATGTCGACGCCATTATAAACGCCATGCGTGTGGGACTGGAGATGGCGAAGTTAAGAAATAAGGAAAAGTACGGAAGGAAGAAGAAAAAATAG
- a CDS encoding helix-turn-helix transcriptional regulator, with the protein MREALNTARKVKGFTVKDIATKLGISESFYYKIEKGLRNPTISLAKKISELLEKDIEELFFDEKLDGSSS; encoded by the coding sequence TTGAGAGAAGCATTAAATACCGCAAGAAAAGTTAAAGGATTCACGGTTAAAGATATTGCCACAAAGTTAGGTATTTCAGAGTCATTTTACTATAAAATTGAAAAAGGTTTACGTAATCCGACGATAAGTCTGGCAAAAAAGATCAGTGAGTTGCTTGAAAAAGATATTGAAGAACTTTTTTTTGACGAAAAATTGGACGGATCGTCCAGCTAA
- a CDS encoding sigma factor-like helix-turn-helix DNA-binding protein: MQRWSSWSEMEDQYREGALALKTARDRLKDEDYQRTIADREIMGSMIRDLEDTARVLKRKVLYEFGSLSEDELALLTDRQRQIAELRQRYSYREIAEKTGLAVNTVFYIYQQAVRKLKQAKRKKKEGIPPGLSPQQKEIYVLYSRGVKPKEIASKLNISREVVYVQLNRIKSLTKI, from the coding sequence ATGCAAAGATGGTCCAGCTGGTCTGAGATGGAGGATCAGTATAGAGAAGGAGCCTTGGCACTGAAAACGGCGCGGGATAGACTGAAAGACGAAGACTATCAAAGAACCATTGCAGATAGAGAGATTATGGGCAGCATGATACGGGATCTGGAGGATACTGCCAGGGTATTGAAGAGGAAGGTGCTGTATGAATTCGGGTCGCTGTCTGAAGACGAGCTTGCCCTTTTGACAGACCGACAGCGGCAAATTGCTGAACTGAGACAGAGATATTCCTATCGAGAGATTGCCGAAAAAACCGGGCTAGCGGTGAACACGGTCTTTTACATATATCAGCAGGCTGTACGAAAACTAAAACAGGCTAAGCGGAAGAAAAAAGAGGGTATTCCACCGGGTCTAAGCCCCCAGCAGAAGGAGATTTACGTACTTTATAGTCGCGGTGTAAAACCTAAGGAAATCGCTTCTAAGCTGAATATATCTAGAGAAGTTGTATATGTGCAGCTCAACAGGATCAAATCCTTAACAAAAATATAG
- a CDS encoding single-stranded DNA-binding protein yields MNNVTLVGRLTRDPELRKAGDVPVCSFTLAVDRDFLNGEGERETDFIPVVTWRKLAETCANNLKKGRLVGVTGRIQVRQWEQEGKKRREMEVVADSVRFLDRGKKDEGQ; encoded by the coding sequence ATCAACAACGTAACTCTTGTCGGCAGGCTCACCAGGGATCCAGAGCTCCGGAAGGCTGGCGATGTTCCTGTATGCTCCTTCACCCTGGCGGTGGACAGGGATTTCCTGAACGGCGAAGGCGAGCGGGAGACTGATTTTATACCCGTTGTGACGTGGAGGAAGCTGGCGGAGACCTGCGCCAATAACCTCAAGAAGGGCCGACTGGTGGGTGTGACGGGCAGGATCCAGGTCCGGCAATGGGAGCAAGAGGGTAAAAAACGTCGGGAAATGGAAGTAGTTGCGGACAGCGTGAGGTTTCTGGACAGGGGTAAAAAAGATGAAGGGCAGTAG
- a CDS encoding helix-turn-helix domain-containing protein gives MAGNYFARFGEIIARNGIASIPDAIFSFQKELGLSVGECWFVAQILRFKWTTELPRPSLRKMAAYTGVSERTLHNYKNSLIEKGYLILQNRLDRTGRKDTNYYDFSPLFDAIIELLDGKDNTANPIEETELEDDERVSENISDRGVSENFSDTICKNFRYLSENFSEHKQKNIQTEEEYINNNNPPSQDGGNDTRPEAGVVVYLKSLYFEITGRDKGRLIETLAAKHGCEKVQKAIEYLREQLKRNDIARPEGFLVRLLEEDWDLSTFDKIRHMEEKRSKREEEQRRRLEELMNIRASPETAQKYLKLIKQKLRGDDVESKNDILLECGWERGQDLPGDSLRTGVEETQNRGGPG, from the coding sequence ATGGCAGGGAATTACTTCGCCCGCTTCGGTGAAATTATAGCCCGCAACGGAATAGCCAGTATCCCCGACGCCATATTCTCTTTCCAGAAAGAGCTCGGGTTAAGTGTCGGCGAATGCTGGTTCGTGGCCCAGATACTGCGGTTTAAATGGACCACTGAACTACCGCGGCCTTCTTTGCGAAAAATGGCAGCATATACAGGCGTGAGCGAAAGGACCCTCCATAATTACAAAAATTCGCTTATTGAGAAAGGGTACCTTATTCTTCAAAATCGTTTAGATAGGACGGGCAGAAAAGATACGAACTACTATGACTTTTCTCCCCTTTTTGATGCAATTATAGAGCTCTTAGACGGTAAAGATAATACAGCCAATCCGATTGAAGAAACTGAATTAGAAGATGACGAAAGGGTATCTGAAAATATTTCAGATAGGGGGGTATCTGAAAATTTTTCAGATACTATCTGTAAAAATTTCAGATACCTATCTGAAAATTTTTCAGAACACAAACAGAAGAATATACAAACAGAAGAAGAATATATAAATAACAACAACCCGCCGTCACAGGACGGCGGCAATGATACCCGGCCGGAGGCCGGGGTTGTTGTTTACTTAAAATCTCTGTATTTTGAAATCACTGGTCGGGATAAAGGCAGGCTGATAGAAACGCTTGCGGCTAAACACGGCTGCGAAAAAGTACAAAAGGCTATCGAATACCTCCGCGAACAGCTCAAAAGAAACGACATCGCACGTCCTGAGGGTTTCCTGGTCCGTTTGCTGGAGGAAGACTGGGACCTCTCGACTTTCGATAAAATTCGGCACATGGAAGAGAAAAGAAGCAAGCGAGAGGAAGAACAGAGAAGGCGGCTCGAGGAACTAATGAACATTCGGGCTTCACCCGAGACAGCGCAAAAATACCTGAAGTTAATAAAGCAAAAACTGCGAGGTGATGATGTTGAATCCAAAAACGATATCCTTCTGGAGTGCGGGTGGGAACGCGGGCAAGACCTCCCTGGCGATAGCCTTCGCACTGGCGTTGAGGAAACACAAAACCGAGGTGGTCCTGGCTGA
- a CDS encoding AAA family ATPase gives MLNPKTISFWSAGGNAGKTSLAIAFALALRKHKTEVVLADFKEVTPHIHKYFGIDFREKSDIYEAIENGQEVVEVVKRHLYKKQSIWIFPGVGLEDFAKFEVKHFSAIIEVLKKEFDHIVIDTSPGIFFSSTYASLKNSDLVYAVLLSNRWSLEDTAMMIDFIYSRWNVEKSRFKALLNMADSGEIDVHTVERVLEVEAFSVRHGQKHITHDVDRLAKVLFEKETVKGYPIRATKTCYEKSIG, from the coding sequence ATGTTGAATCCAAAAACGATATCCTTCTGGAGTGCGGGTGGGAACGCGGGCAAGACCTCCCTGGCGATAGCCTTCGCACTGGCGTTGAGGAAACACAAAACCGAGGTGGTCCTGGCTGACTTTAAGGAGGTCACGCCGCACATTCATAAGTATTTCGGGATTGACTTTCGGGAGAAGTCAGACATATACGAAGCCATAGAAAATGGGCAGGAAGTAGTTGAGGTAGTCAAACGACACCTGTATAAAAAGCAGAGTATATGGATTTTCCCGGGTGTGGGACTTGAAGATTTTGCAAAATTCGAGGTAAAACACTTTTCGGCCATAATCGAAGTGCTTAAGAAAGAGTTTGACCATATTGTGATCGACACCAGCCCGGGGATATTTTTTTCGTCCACCTATGCATCCCTTAAAAACAGCGATCTTGTATATGCCGTTTTACTCTCTAACCGCTGGAGCCTCGAAGACACCGCCATGATGATAGACTTTATCTACAGTAGGTGGAATGTAGAGAAAAGCAGATTTAAAGCACTTCTAAATATGGCGGATTCTGGAGAAATAGACGTTCATACTGTTGAAAGGGTATTGGAGGTCGAGGCCTTCAGCGTAAGGCACGGACAAAAACATATAACCCACGATGTCGATAGGTTAGCGAAAGTTTTATTTGAGAAAGAAACTGTAAAGGGATACCCAATTAGAGCAACCAAGACGTGCTATGAAAAGTCAATAGGCTAG
- a CDS encoding IS110 family transposase — protein MFYGGIDVAKHSHEVCLVNDSGDIVLKMHLDNNHKGMNKLLQALERLGLKPDDVKFCLEATSHYWLPIYCYLTNQGFELHVINPIQSDALRNLYVRKTKTDQKDALLLADLLRLGRAPETRLPSETTLKLQSLSRLRFEFVRQVGGLKNRVLGILDRIFPEYPDCFSDVFIRTSRELLKSYPEPEELAEVDLSELSAFLKEHSRGRFGEERAKKIQSLAKGTFGITMALDAFTLQLRLLVEQIEFIEEQIKVIEDAINEVMEELRPSKDTPYRHVIETIPGIGPVLAAAIIGEIGDISRFPNPRALVAYAGLDATVRASGLFEGTRNRMSKRGSPVLRNSLWLAAVSARRFNPELRAYYEQKRSQGKHSNVATGAVARKLVHLIYSLWKDNRPYDPDYQWSPPGKNA, from the coding sequence ATGTTCTATGGCGGTATTGATGTGGCTAAACACAGTCACGAAGTATGCCTCGTAAACGACTCCGGTGATATAGTCTTAAAAATGCATCTAGACAATAACCATAAAGGAATGAATAAGCTTTTGCAGGCATTGGAAAGACTCGGTTTAAAGCCTGATGACGTAAAGTTCTGCTTAGAGGCTACCAGCCATTACTGGCTCCCTATCTACTGCTACCTCACTAACCAGGGATTTGAACTTCATGTCATCAATCCCATTCAGTCGGATGCTTTGCGGAATCTCTATGTGCGTAAAACTAAAACCGACCAAAAAGATGCTCTGCTCCTTGCTGACTTGCTGCGATTGGGAAGAGCCCCCGAGACCAGACTCCCTTCCGAAACAACCCTCAAATTGCAGTCGCTCTCCCGACTCCGCTTTGAGTTCGTACGCCAGGTCGGTGGCCTTAAGAACAGGGTGCTTGGTATTTTGGATAGGATTTTCCCTGAATACCCAGACTGCTTCTCCGATGTGTTTATCCGGACTTCAAGGGAGCTGCTTAAATCTTACCCGGAGCCGGAAGAATTAGCCGAAGTGGACCTTTCAGAGTTATCTGCTTTCCTGAAAGAACATTCCCGCGGTCGGTTCGGTGAAGAAAGAGCTAAAAAGATTCAATCTCTGGCTAAGGGGACCTTCGGTATCACCATGGCTTTAGACGCTTTCACATTACAGCTTCGTTTGTTGGTTGAGCAAATTGAATTTATTGAAGAACAGATAAAGGTTATTGAAGATGCAATTAACGAGGTTATGGAGGAGCTTCGTCCTAGTAAGGATACCCCTTATCGCCACGTAATTGAAACTATTCCAGGTATTGGCCCTGTCCTGGCTGCCGCAATTATCGGTGAGATAGGTGATATTTCTCGTTTCCCTAACCCCCGGGCTCTCGTAGCTTATGCCGGTTTAGATGCTACAGTCAGGGCTTCAGGATTGTTTGAGGGTACTCGTAACCGTATGTCTAAACGCGGTTCCCCTGTTTTAAGAAACAGCTTGTGGTTAGCCGCTGTTTCAGCCCGCCGTTTTAACCCGGAGTTGAGGGCTTATTATGAGCAAAAACGCAGCCAGGGAAAGCACTCGAATGTTGCTACAGGAGCCGTTGCAAGAAAACTTGTTCACCTGATCTACTCTCTCTGGAAGGATAACCGGCCGTATGACCCGGATTATCAATGGTCTCCTCCCGGCAAAAATGCGTGA
- a CDS encoding CpaF family protein — MALINPFAPENTDYQPELEIDSTVNSAVEEVVAEIVAECPELVAGVESGACSRALLESKIKDVIVGKKIYRGSIDAFVRKVMDALFGYGPLHPYIEDPEVSDILVNAFNIVYIKKFGKKFRVSVDFGSEENLTRYCYKVAALCGGKLDENYNAEAILTDRKRNLRIVISLKPINVLSPSISIRKPTTGFSLPELVERNMLTDEQADFFRNAVLEKKTIVIAGKGGSGKTTLLGALIDMVPHDERGLLIQETFEIKPRHPDVICKLVRISDNPEVKDYTLFELTKIGLLMSLDRIFIGEIKDKEAMDFFNAVYTGHRGSMATVHANSAGEVVNRLILLMKRSGTDVPVDDLREMLYASLDLIVFMEDYRVKEIFEPKGGGGFCTM, encoded by the coding sequence TTGGCATTAATTAATCCTTTTGCACCGGAAAATACCGATTATCAGCCTGAACTGGAAATAGACTCTACCGTCAATAGTGCCGTAGAAGAGGTTGTTGCTGAAATTGTAGCCGAATGCCCCGAGCTGGTTGCCGGCGTCGAAAGCGGGGCATGTTCCAGAGCACTTTTGGAGAGCAAAATAAAGGACGTTATCGTTGGTAAGAAAATATATCGCGGCAGTATAGATGCGTTTGTTCGGAAAGTTATGGATGCGCTTTTTGGATATGGACCGCTACATCCTTATATTGAAGACCCTGAGGTATCAGACATACTTGTAAATGCTTTTAATATCGTCTATATCAAAAAATTCGGCAAAAAATTTCGTGTATCTGTAGATTTCGGAAGCGAAGAAAATCTAACGAGATATTGCTACAAAGTAGCTGCCTTATGCGGCGGCAAGCTGGACGAAAACTATAACGCCGAAGCGATCCTTACGGACAGGAAGAGAAACCTGCGGATAGTTATTTCCCTAAAGCCTATCAACGTTCTTTCCCCTTCAATATCAATCAGAAAGCCGACTACAGGATTTTCTCTTCCCGAGCTGGTGGAGAGAAACATGTTAACGGACGAACAGGCTGATTTTTTCCGAAATGCGGTCCTGGAGAAAAAGACAATAGTCATAGCCGGCAAGGGTGGCAGCGGTAAAACGACTCTTTTGGGTGCTCTCATTGATATGGTCCCACATGATGAAAGGGGCCTTTTGATTCAGGAGACATTCGAGATAAAGCCGCGGCATCCGGACGTAATATGTAAACTGGTAAGGATATCCGATAACCCGGAGGTGAAGGACTACACCCTTTTCGAGTTGACCAAAATAGGCCTTTTAATGAGTCTAGACCGCATCTTTATAGGTGAAATAAAAGATAAAGAGGCCATGGACTTCTTTAACGCCGTATATACCGGCCACCGTGGCAGTATGGCTACGGTCCACGCAAATTCCGCTGGTGAGGTTGTCAACAGGTTGATCCTGCTCATGAAAAGGTCCGGAACCGACGTACCGGTGGATGACCTGCGGGAAATGCTCTATGCGTCTCTTGATTTAATAGTGTTTATGGAGGACTATCGGGTTAAGGAAATATTTGAGCCGAAAGGAGGCGGCGGCTTTTGCACTATGTAG
- a CDS encoding type II secretion system F family protein: protein MKIIYSLLLVPVLAYALYNLLREYEIYSLKKRIYRIRSVHEISKLVGKTVRRDILERINANLKAAGRPLGLTAEAYILARAGLFLFSLIYVYLTHMEGIQAVMMLFLGLFGLDIYIHFAKKERLEAFRREMPEIVDLFELGAAADVPLEDIFLITAESAQTKEVRNALTRLAAEYVMTREKEGCLRRFCNEVNLPEANILAMALLQGERTGRTLEILSTLSSSLFNTATAKIARQDKAMEYKVLAATFFLMASIVTLYMYPYFTNIQGGLKLLF, encoded by the coding sequence ATGAAGATTATTTACAGCCTTTTACTCGTACCCGTACTGGCATATGCATTATACAACCTTTTAAGGGAATATGAAATCTATTCTCTCAAAAAAAGAATTTACCGGATAAGGTCGGTCCATGAAATTTCAAAGTTAGTGGGTAAAACGGTGAGGCGGGATATCCTGGAAAGAATAAACGCCAACCTCAAGGCCGCCGGCAGGCCTTTAGGGCTCACCGCCGAGGCCTACATCCTCGCCCGTGCCGGGCTCTTTTTATTTTCGCTGATTTATGTATACCTCACCCACATGGAAGGTATCCAGGCAGTAATGATGCTCTTTTTAGGACTGTTCGGTCTAGACATATACATCCATTTCGCCAAAAAAGAGCGGCTGGAGGCCTTCCGCAGGGAAATGCCGGAAATAGTGGACCTTTTCGAGCTAGGAGCGGCGGCCGACGTGCCGCTGGAAGATATATTCCTCATCACAGCCGAATCAGCCCAAACGAAGGAGGTGAGAAATGCCCTTACGAGGCTCGCCGCCGAATATGTAATGACGCGGGAAAAGGAGGGATGCCTGAGAAGGTTCTGCAATGAAGTAAATCTACCCGAAGCTAACATACTGGCGATGGCTTTACTGCAGGGTGAAAGGACCGGAAGGACGCTTGAGATCCTCTCCACTCTGTCATCCTCACTTTTCAACACCGCGACGGCCAAAATAGCTCGCCAGGATAAGGCTATGGAGTACAAGGTCCTTGCGGCGACCTTTTTCCTTATGGCGTCTATCGTGACGCTTTATATGTATCCATATTTTACGAATATTCAAGGTGGGCTAAAATTACTCTTTTAA
- the cpaB gene encoding Flp pilus assembly protein CpaB has translation MFAFKRKTVLIVISLLLATGLTFLQYRYFKSMAESDRKIQVVVAAADIEAGEDITGRIGLKTIPQSAYVKGMYLPNEKVSGYAKVNISAGSYILKEMVSTEKVPVVENGMRRVTIGVNLTSSLAGKIRPGDVVDVGWVPKEQEKGAGSKVIAQKVQIYDVVNKMGEDTTKKGDKKNQYEKDMLIPSAVTLIVTPEQAVMIKYHEVIGSLFLVGY, from the coding sequence ATGTTTGCATTTAAAAGAAAAACGGTCTTAATTGTGATTAGTTTATTACTTGCTACGGGATTAACGTTTTTGCAGTACAGATATTTTAAAAGTATGGCAGAAAGCGATAGAAAGATACAGGTAGTTGTTGCAGCAGCCGACATTGAAGCTGGAGAAGATATAACTGGAAGGATAGGCTTGAAAACAATTCCTCAATCAGCTTACGTAAAAGGCATGTATTTACCGAACGAGAAAGTAAGCGGTTATGCGAAGGTAAACATAAGCGCCGGATCCTATATTTTAAAAGAAATGGTCTCTACTGAAAAAGTTCCTGTAGTGGAAAACGGCATGAGGAGGGTAACTATAGGCGTCAACCTCACATCTTCCCTGGCTGGTAAGATTAGGCCGGGTGATGTGGTGGATGTGGGATGGGTGCCTAAGGAGCAAGAAAAAGGCGCTGGTTCTAAAGTAATAGCTCAAAAAGTTCAGATATACGATGTCGTAAATAAAATGGGAGAAGACACGACTAAAAAAGGCGATAAAAAGAATCAGTATGAAAAAGATATGCTTATTCCTTCCGCGGTAACTTTAATTGTTACACCGGAACAAGCAGTGATGATAAAGTATCACGAAGTCATCGGTAGCTTGTTCCTGGTAGGTTATTAA
- a CDS encoding DUF488 family protein — translation MSVNIVYTIGYEGIDLEQFINIIKKNHIDTIIDVRKNPVSRKKGFSKSILNKILFENGIKYKHIEELGTPKDLREKLYRTKDFIMFINEYEKMLQSNMSLLEELLNEIHQENCCLLCYEKNYSKCHRSILAWNIKKMDGNGLIIKHL, via the coding sequence ATGTCAGTCAATATTGTTTACACAATCGGATACGAAGGAATTGATTTAGAACAGTTTATAAATATTATTAAGAAAAATCATATTGATACTATTATAGATGTCAGAAAGAATCCTGTAAGTAGAAAAAAAGGTTTTTCTAAATCGATTTTAAATAAAATATTATTTGAAAATGGCATTAAATATAAGCATATAGAAGAACTTGGGACTCCAAAAGACCTTCGTGAAAAGCTATACCGAACAAAAGATTTTATTATGTTTATTAATGAATACGAGAAAATGCTGCAATCAAATATGTCTTTGCTGGAAGAGCTTTTAAATGAGATTCATCAGGAAAATTGCTGTCTATTGTGTTATGAAAAAAACTATTCTAAATGTCACAGAAGTATATTAGCATGGAACATAAAAAAAATGGATGGTAATGGGTTGATAATAAAGCATTTATAA
- a CDS encoding prepilin peptidase, which yields MVVLGYLSWVDIKKREVPDWAVLALFIYSLFACRNLKEGFIIGGFVFITHLLVAIAASGSIGGGDIKLISVLAFLMGRDFFLITLSLAGLMLATLIYALVTGKGLRYSIPLVPYLFLSFLISWGCFFEG from the coding sequence ATAGTTGTCTTAGGCTATTTAAGTTGGGTTGATATTAAAAAGAGGGAAGTGCCGGACTGGGCAGTACTTGCCCTCTTTATTTATTCCCTGTTTGCTTGCCGTAATCTTAAAGAAGGCTTTATTATAGGAGGCTTTGTTTTTATTACTCATTTATTGGTTGCAATAGCGGCCAGCGGAAGTATTGGTGGCGGGGATATCAAGCTCATAAGCGTCTTAGCTTTTTTGATGGGCCGTGATTTCTTCCTTATAACCCTGTCGTTGGCCGGGTTAATGTTAGCAACGCTCATATATGCTTTGGTCACCGGAAAGGGATTGAGATATTCAATTCCATTAGTGCCGTATTTATTTCTCTCATTTCTCATTTCATGGGGGTGTTTTTTTGAAGGATAG
- a CDS encoding HD-GYP domain-containing protein, whose translation MKDSMRLFTTMARGEDGLYSVEITRGYCDGKCVFCRRCYENRDILKPVNSYEADFYEEHFVNHQARVAGLCAKVAEYIALEQKKATVLIQAALLHDIGKIFIPSAVFMKKGRLTPEEFEVVKCHAVLGAFYLKGRGFPASVTEAVKHHHERYDGAGYPDGLKGDHIPLLARIIAVCDAADAMLVGRHYRAAISRKMVIDELLRNSGSQFDPDVVNVMVEIINEEAVVNV comes from the coding sequence TTGAAGGATAGTATGAGGCTCTTCACCACTATGGCGAGAGGAGAGGACGGGCTGTATTCCGTCGAAATCACAAGGGGATACTGTGACGGAAAATGCGTTTTTTGCAGGAGGTGCTACGAAAACCGAGATATTCTAAAGCCGGTAAACTCGTATGAGGCTGATTTCTACGAAGAACACTTCGTCAATCACCAGGCGAGAGTCGCAGGACTTTGTGCTAAAGTAGCTGAGTATATAGCTTTGGAACAAAAAAAAGCGACAGTACTTATACAGGCTGCACTCTTGCACGACATAGGAAAAATCTTTATTCCTAGTGCTGTTTTTATGAAAAAGGGAAGGCTGACGCCCGAAGAATTTGAGGTGGTCAAGTGTCATGCGGTGCTGGGTGCTTTTTATTTAAAGGGTCGGGGGTTTCCGGCAAGTGTGACGGAAGCAGTTAAACATCACCACGAAAGGTACGACGGAGCCGGCTATCCTGACGGTCTGAAAGGAGACCACATACCGCTTTTAGCAAGGATAATTGCTGTCTGTGATGCCGCTGATGCAATGTTGGTAGGCAGACATTACAGAGCGGCTATTAGTAGAAAAATGGTAATTGATGAACTCTTAAGGAATTCAGGGAGCCAGTTTGATCCTGATGTGGTAAATGTAATGGTCGAAATTATAAACGAGGAGGCGGTCGTAAATGTTTAA
- a CDS encoding ParM/StbA family protein translates to MFKIGLDLGYGYVKGVNEAGKVAVFPSLVGNAYERPLKSLFENNQEKVIDNMHLVVVNGEKLEFFVGELARRESRNVSYAFDQNKINHPNTRALLAAASILLFPAEDLPIHLVSGLPLEEYIHKKDEFKEMLKGYKVLACFKGDEKVKVIKFDKVTIFPQAAGAVYYAIWGDLQNYLIRGSYLGLIDIGFKTTDFIVFLVDNRLVLREDLSGTIDIGISSLYNMADKLFTQKTGGKLDIPELMRLICDGRIFFRGRQLDFSEELKAKKAEIAQVIKDRLKAVWGNKLDFFNTVFLAGGGAKDLQEFLTDIYENTVIVKDPQLANARGFLKVAELEEKKVAK, encoded by the coding sequence ATGTTTAAAATTGGTTTGGACTTAGGGTATGGGTACGTGAAGGGCGTGAACGAGGCCGGTAAAGTTGCGGTATTTCCTTCGCTTGTAGGAAATGCATATGAAAGGCCTTTGAAAAGCTTATTTGAGAATAATCAGGAAAAAGTAATTGATAACATGCATCTGGTAGTTGTGAACGGTGAAAAGCTGGAGTTTTTTGTTGGAGAGTTGGCAAGGAGGGAAAGCAGGAACGTTTCGTATGCTTTTGACCAGAACAAGATAAATCATCCGAATACCAGGGCCCTTCTTGCCGCGGCGTCAATTCTTTTGTTTCCCGCAGAGGATTTACCAATTCATTTAGTTTCTGGACTTCCACTTGAGGAATATATCCATAAAAAAGACGAGTTTAAAGAGATGTTAAAGGGATATAAGGTTCTAGCATGCTTTAAAGGAGATGAAAAGGTAAAAGTAATCAAATTCGATAAGGTCACCATCTTTCCCCAAGCGGCAGGGGCCGTTTACTACGCTATCTGGGGAGATCTCCAGAATTATCTTATCAGAGGAAGTTACTTAGGATTGATAGATATAGGTTTTAAGACTACAGATTTTATTGTTTTTCTTGTAGATAATCGGTTGGTGCTCAGGGAGGATCTTTCAGGAACTATTGATATCGGAATATCGTCACTCTACAATATGGCCGATAAACTTTTTACACAAAAGACTGGCGGTAAACTGGATATCCCCGAACTTATGCGTCTCATATGCGACGGCAGAATATTTTTCCGCGGCAGGCAATTGGATTTTTCGGAAGAACTAAAGGCTAAAAAAGCTGAAATAGCCCAAGTAATAAAGGACAGACTCAAAGCAGTATGGGGAAATAAGCTAGACTTTTTCAACACCGTATTCCTGGCCGGCGGTGGTGCGAAGGACCTACAGGAATTCCTTACGGATATATACGAAAACACGGTAATAGTTAAGGACCCCCAGCTTGCCAACGCAAGAGGCTTTTTAAAGGTAGCAGAGCTAGAGGAAAAGAAGGTGGCCAAATGA